One window of Acetomicrobium thermoterrenum DSM 13490 genomic DNA carries:
- a CDS encoding ABC transporter substrate-binding protein encodes MRDSKALYNSKVFALVALVAFTALLFAFAPHIGAAAPFDEYDLPTDLLTIEDLYCVIIKDNDAQLLALEGGKVDMLGDIARISDIRRLSDNEKIDLYLAEGFHAFFLGLNLRKPPWDRVELRRSIWEVLDRKQIVRDVFGGYALPLFSFLPPASPYQAESPVGESNLEKARERLEKSGWRWSKKGVLIYPGQTKPIPRMKLMTPTAQVAPTTAEIAERICESMRGLGIPIETEPMDFSMMVSRLDRRDFDAYVIAWGLSRDPDSLYAFYHSSMDIEGGYNISGIKLPDLDEALEALKYAKDENEARAAAREAQKLLYEYVPQVPIYSRYYVTALRNDWENAVTSKYTTPDNVYSFLSLKHRKGRKNFYWSLPEEPRNLNPLSAGSAYDWQVLSLIYESLLGTDPFTLEDIPWLAKSWRIETTDDGRERTRLFFVVREDIKWHDGKPFTAEDVKATIAFMRRHSIPRYYDNVKDIEDIKIQGDLVVITFSQRSFWYLHQIGGLPILPAHVLCNTEDWRSLSPDKLIGTGPFQFASYKPGEYVKLLKNNNYWRRAVR; translated from the coding sequence TTGTTGCCCTTGTCGCCTTTACGGCCCTTCTCTTTGCCTTTGCACCCCATATAGGAGCGGCAGCGCCCTTCGACGAATACGATCTGCCAACTGACCTGCTAACCATCGAAGATCTTTATTGCGTCATCATAAAGGACAACGACGCCCAGCTTTTGGCGCTGGAAGGCGGCAAGGTAGATATGCTGGGGGATATCGCTCGTATTTCGGATATAAGAAGACTTAGCGATAACGAAAAGATAGACCTCTACCTGGCCGAGGGATTTCATGCCTTCTTTTTGGGGCTTAATTTAAGAAAGCCCCCATGGGACAGGGTGGAGCTGAGACGATCGATATGGGAGGTCCTGGATAGAAAGCAAATTGTGAGAGATGTTTTTGGAGGTTATGCCCTGCCTCTTTTTTCCTTTTTGCCTCCTGCTTCTCCCTACCAGGCAGAATCACCTGTAGGGGAGTCAAATCTCGAAAAGGCAAGGGAGAGGCTTGAGAAGTCCGGCTGGCGCTGGAGCAAAAAGGGGGTCTTGATATATCCGGGACAGACCAAACCCATTCCCAGGATGAAGCTCATGACACCCACGGCCCAGGTGGCACCCACTACAGCGGAGATAGCGGAGAGGATCTGCGAATCGATGAGAGGCCTCGGTATCCCCATCGAGACGGAGCCTATGGATTTTTCCATGATGGTTTCCCGCCTCGATAGAAGGGATTTCGATGCCTATGTCATTGCCTGGGGGCTGTCTCGAGACCCTGACAGCCTGTACGCATTCTATCACTCCTCAATGGATATAGAGGGTGGCTATAACATAAGCGGTATAAAGTTACCTGATTTGGATGAGGCGCTGGAAGCTCTTAAATACGCAAAGGATGAAAATGAGGCGCGCGCAGCTGCCAGGGAAGCGCAAAAGCTCCTTTATGAGTACGTCCCTCAGGTGCCGATATACTCCAGATACTACGTCACGGCACTGCGAAACGATTGGGAAAACGCCGTAACCTCTAAATACACGACTCCCGATAACGTCTACTCATTTTTATCCCTGAAACACAGAAAGGGCAGAAAAAACTTCTATTGGTCCCTGCCCGAAGAGCCTCGCAATCTGAACCCTCTGTCTGCGGGCAGTGCCTACGATTGGCAAGTGCTTTCATTGATATACGAATCACTACTGGGCACCGATCCCTTCACACTGGAAGACATTCCATGGCTTGCAAAAAGCTGGAGGATAGAGACCACCGACGATGGCAGAGAAAGGACGCGCCTTTTCTTTGTCGTCAGGGAAGATATTAAATGGCATGACGGCAAACCCTTTACCGCCGAAGACGTAAAAGCTACCATAGCCTTCATGCGCAGACACTCCATCCCCAGGTACTACGATAATGTCAAAGACATAGAAGACATAAAGATACAGGGAGACCTCGTCGTCATAACATTTTCACAAAGAAGCTTTTGGTATTTACATCAAATCGGGGGATTGCCCATACTGCCCGCCCACGTGCTTTGTAACACAGAGGATTGGAGGTCTCTTTCTCCGGATAAGTTGATCGGCACAGGGCCCTTCCAATTTGCAAGTTATAAACCCGGAGAGTATGTAAAA